From the genome of Labeo rohita strain BAU-BD-2019 unplaced genomic scaffold, IGBB_LRoh.1.0 scaffold_206, whole genome shotgun sequence, one region includes:
- the LOC127159287 gene encoding SLAM family member 5-like isoform X1: MVHVVILFCVCLCKLAGVFAKTGEVESVLVLEGDSVILNSGLTEIMDDDLILWRFGYNKTLIAQIDATTDSMAVHDDVLDGRFRDRLKLDDQTGSLTITNITTQHNGHYQLKINSVIKNFSITVYACLPVPVISSNSSQCLSSSSYCSLLCSVVNVSDVTLSWYKENSSLSSISVSDLSISLSLPLEVEYKDKNTYSCVINNPISNQTQHLNITQLCQRCPGSVSLIVLISVAAVAGSLLIVAAVGVFLMCRKCRKSDQKVQDPEEITYIEPTFNKGKAKKTNVKEEAQVEYAPIAMRRYNINPAEDEHT, from the exons ATGGTTCATGTTGTCATTTTGTTCTGCGTGTGTTTGTGCAAACTGGCTG GTGTATTTGCTAAAACAGGTGAAGTGGAGTCAGTGTTAGTgttggagggagattcagtcattCTAAACTCTGGTCTTACTGAAATAATGGATGATGATCTGATTCTGTGGAGGTTTGGATATAACAAGACTTTAATAGCTCAAATCGATGCAACGACTGACAGCATGGCTGTACatgatgatgttcttgatgggagattcagagacagactgaagctggatgatcaaactggatctctgaccatcacaaacatcacaactcAACATAATGGACATTATCAACTAAAGATCAACAGTGTCATCAAGAATTTCAGTATCACTGTCTATG CTTgtctgcctgttcctgtcatcagcAGTAACTCTTCACAATGtttgtcatcatcatcatattgttcattgttgtgttcagtggtgaatgtgagtgatgtgactctctcctggtacaaagaaaacagttcattgtccagcatcagtgtgtctgatctcagcatcagtctctctctacctctggaggtggaatataaggataaaaacacctacagctgtgtgatcaacaatcccatcagcaaccagactcaACATCTCAACATAACTCAACTCTGTCAACGATGTCCAG GCTCTGTATCTCTAATAGTGTTGATCTCTGTTGCTGCTGTGGCCGGATCTCTGTTGATTGTAGCTGCAGTCGGGGTATTTCTCATGTGCAGGAAATGTCGTAAATCTGATCAAAAAG TTCAAGATCCTGAAGAGATCACTTACATTGAGCCAACATTCAACAAAGGAAAAGCGAAGAAAACG aatgtAAAAGAAGAAGCTCAAGTAGAGTATGCACCAATCGCCATGAGAAGATACAATATAAATCCAGCTGAAGATGAACACACCTAG
- the LOC127159287 gene encoding SLAM family member 5-like isoform X2, translating into MDDDLILWRFGYNKTLIAQIDATTDSMAVHDDVLDGRFRDRLKLDDQTGSLTITNITTQHNGHYQLKINSVIKNFSITVYACLPVPVISSNSSQCLSSSSYCSLLCSVVNVSDVTLSWYKENSSLSSISVSDLSISLSLPLEVEYKDKNTYSCVINNPISNQTQHLNITQLCQRCPGSVSLIVLISVAAVAGSLLIVAAVGVFLMCRKCRKSDQKVQDPEEITYIEPTFNKGKAKKTNVKEEAQVEYAPIAMRRYNINPAEDEHT; encoded by the exons ATGGATGATGATCTGATTCTGTGGAGGTTTGGATATAACAAGACTTTAATAGCTCAAATCGATGCAACGACTGACAGCATGGCTGTACatgatgatgttcttgatgggagattcagagacagactgaagctggatgatcaaactggatctctgaccatcacaaacatcacaactcAACATAATGGACATTATCAACTAAAGATCAACAGTGTCATCAAGAATTTCAGTATCACTGTCTATG CTTgtctgcctgttcctgtcatcagcAGTAACTCTTCACAATGtttgtcatcatcatcatattgttcattgttgtgttcagtggtgaatgtgagtgatgtgactctctcctggtacaaagaaaacagttcattgtccagcatcagtgtgtctgatctcagcatcagtctctctctacctctggaggtggaatataaggataaaaacacctacagctgtgtgatcaacaatcccatcagcaaccagactcaACATCTCAACATAACTCAACTCTGTCAACGATGTCCAG GCTCTGTATCTCTAATAGTGTTGATCTCTGTTGCTGCTGTGGCCGGATCTCTGTTGATTGTAGCTGCAGTCGGGGTATTTCTCATGTGCAGGAAATGTCGTAAATCTGATCAAAAAG TTCAAGATCCTGAAGAGATCACTTACATTGAGCCAACATTCAACAAAGGAAAAGCGAAGAAAACG aatgtAAAAGAAGAAGCTCAAGTAGAGTATGCACCAATCGCCATGAGAAGATACAATATAAATCCAGCTGAAGATGAACACACCTAG